The following proteins are encoded in a genomic region of Archocentrus centrarchus isolate MPI-CPG fArcCen1 unplaced genomic scaffold, fArcCen1 scaffold_24_ctg1, whole genome shotgun sequence:
- the LOC115775615 gene encoding uncharacterized protein LOC115775615, with product MSKNQNYTQDNRTQGIMEKSQWDLKKIRFQKRRLTRLDDFVRIYQKMHDALLLEYADTEKTRKKSFRVETEKWKNKRSKRKGVYVSPLVTGLPLKKKKSEKVAQESPAPPERTQHLEENPAGLSEGTALQVSTLWKKKTTEVVVSVVPSQIRGNNLVIRHSELLSLQPHSWLVGEVIECLLHQCAIQLNLGNTVYVMNHYTSGVILFGKREMIRRHSLSKYINAADSCLYLVDPTKNSAEKDESDDAAERFREYFKMRRTCHNKTDWVDVKLRGGVMPHPCQRDGSSCGVLVIMMAKAVMKAFPEKPKMKFGTTKKEMAQARRSLAQTIIDASGG from the exons ATGTCAAAGAACCAG AATTACACACAAGACAACAGAACACAGGGAATCATGGAGAAAAGCCAGTGGGACCTGAAAAAAATTCGTTTTCAAAAGAGGAGACTGACAAGGCTTGACGACTTTGTTAGAATATATCAAAAAATGCATGATGCCCTTCTCCTTGAATATGCAGACACAGAGAAGACAAGAAAGAAG TCTTTTCGAGTGGAAACtgagaaatggaaaaacaaacggAGCAAAAGGAAAGGTGTGTATGTATCACCATTAGTGACTGGCCTGCCACTGAAGAAAAAGAAGTCAGAG AAGGTGGCACAAGAATCACCAGCTCCACCTGAAAGGACACAGCATCTTGAGGAAAACCCAGCAGGATTGTCAGAGGGGACTGCATTACAG GTCTCTACTCTGTGGAAAAAGAAGACAACAGAAGTGGTTGTTTCAGTGGTGCCATCTCAAATTCGAGGGAACAACCTCGTGATACGTCACAGTGAGCTCCTGTCTCTTCAGCCACATAGTTGGCTTGTAGGAGAG GTAATTGAGTGTCTATTGCACCAATGCGCAATTCAACTTAATTTGGGAAACACAGTTTATGTGATGAACCACTACACAAGCGGCGTGATCCTCTTTGGCAAGAGAGAAATGATCCGGAGACACAGTTTGTCAaag TACATCAATGCAGCAGACAGTTGTCTGTATTTGGTGGATCCAACAAAAAATTCAGCCGAAAAGGACGAGTCCGACGATGCAGCCGAAAGATTCCG TGAATACTTCAAAATGAGGAGGACATGCCACAACAAAACAGACTGGGTGGATGTTAAACTCAGAGGAGGAGTGATGCCACATCCCTGTCAACGTGATGGATCTAGCTGCGGGGTACTGGTCATAATG ATGGCCAAAGCAGTAatgaaagccttcccagagaAACCAAAGATGAAATTTGGGACCACTAAAAAAGAGATGGCCCAAGCACGAAGGTCTTTGGCCCAGACAATCATTGATGCCTCAGGTGGAtaa